A portion of the Streptomyces erythrochromogenes genome contains these proteins:
- the coaBC gene encoding bifunctional phosphopantothenoylcysteine decarboxylase/phosphopantothenate--cysteine ligase CoaBC — protein MGKPKVVLGVSGGIAAYKACELLRRLTESGHDVRVVPTAASLNFVGEATWAALSGNPASTEVWETVHEVPHVRIGQSADLVVVAPATADLLAKAAHGLADDLLTNTLLTARCPVVFAPAMHTEMWEHPATQENVATLRRRGALVIEPAVGRLTGKDTGKGRLPDPEEIFEVCRQVLRRGVAAPDLAGRHVVISAGGTREPLDPVRFLGNRSSGKQGYALARTAVARGARVTLIAANTALADPAGVDVVRVGTAVQLREAVLKAAPDADVVVMAAAVADFRPAEYAGGKIKKKDGEDPAPVALVRNPDVLAEISADRAREGQVVVGFAAETDDVLDNGRAKLRRKGCDLLVVNEVGEARTFGSEENEAIILSSDGSEIPVPYGPKEALAEAIWDQVTQRYTPRRA, from the coding sequence ATGGGTAAGCCGAAGGTCGTGCTGGGCGTCAGCGGCGGGATCGCCGCCTACAAGGCGTGCGAGCTGCTGCGCCGGCTGACCGAGTCCGGGCACGACGTGCGGGTGGTGCCCACGGCGGCCTCCCTGAACTTCGTCGGCGAGGCCACCTGGGCCGCCCTCTCCGGGAACCCGGCCTCCACCGAGGTGTGGGAGACCGTCCACGAGGTGCCGCACGTGCGCATCGGCCAGAGCGCGGACCTCGTCGTCGTCGCCCCGGCCACCGCCGACCTGCTGGCCAAGGCCGCCCACGGGCTGGCCGACGACCTGCTCACGAACACGCTGCTCACCGCCCGCTGTCCGGTCGTCTTCGCGCCCGCGATGCACACCGAGATGTGGGAGCACCCCGCCACCCAGGAGAACGTGGCCACGCTGCGCCGCCGCGGCGCCCTCGTCATCGAGCCCGCCGTGGGCCGGCTCACCGGCAAGGACACCGGCAAGGGGCGGCTGCCCGACCCCGAGGAGATCTTCGAGGTGTGCCGGCAGGTCCTGCGCCGCGGCGTGGCCGCGCCCGACCTCGCCGGGCGCCACGTCGTGATCAGCGCGGGCGGCACCCGCGAACCGCTGGACCCGGTGCGCTTCCTCGGGAACCGCTCCTCCGGCAAGCAGGGCTACGCGCTCGCCCGTACGGCCGTTGCCCGCGGGGCGCGGGTCACCCTGATCGCGGCCAACACCGCGCTGGCCGATCCCGCCGGGGTGGACGTCGTACGCGTGGGGACGGCCGTACAGCTGCGGGAAGCCGTGCTCAAGGCGGCGCCGGACGCCGACGTCGTGGTCATGGCGGCGGCCGTGGCCGACTTCCGGCCCGCCGAGTACGCCGGCGGAAAGATCAAGAAGAAGGACGGGGAGGACCCCGCTCCGGTCGCGCTCGTACGCAACCCGGACGTCCTCGCCGAGATCTCCGCCGACCGGGCGCGCGAGGGCCAGGTGGTCGTGGGCTTCGCCGCGGAGACCGACGACGTCCTCGACAACGGCCGGGCCAAGCTCCGCCGCAAGGGATGTGATCTTCTCGTCGTGAATGAAGTCGGGGAGGCCCGCACCTTTGGATCCGAGGAGAACGAGGCGATCATCCTCTCCTCGGACGGGTCGGAAATCCCGGTGCCCTACGGTCCGAAGGAAGCCCTCGCCGAAGCGATTTGGGACCAGGTTACGCAGCGGTATACGCCACGACGCGCCTGA
- a CDS encoding integration host factor gives MALPPLTPEQRAAALEKAAAARRERAEVKNRLKHSGASLQEVIKTGQENDVIGKMKVSALLESLPGVGKVRAKQIMERLGISESRRVRGLGSNQIASLEREFGSTGA, from the coding sequence GTGGCTCTTCCGCCCCTTACCCCTGAACAGCGCGCAGCCGCGCTCGAAAAGGCCGCCGCGGCTCGCCGGGAGCGGGCCGAGGTGAAGAATCGACTCAAGCACTCCGGCGCCTCGCTCCAAGAGGTCATCAAGACGGGCCAGGAGAACGACGTCATCGGCAAGATGAAGGTCTCCGCCCTGCTGGAGTCCCTGCCTGGCGTGGGCAAGGTGCGCGCCAAGCAGATCATGGAGCGTCTCGGCATCTCCGAGTCCCGGCGTGTCCGAGGTCTCGGTTCCAACCAGATCGCCTCTCTGGAGCGTGAGTTCGGCAGCACCGGCGCCTGA
- the rpoZ gene encoding DNA-directed RNA polymerase subunit omega, producing MSSSITAPEGIINPPIDELLEATDSKYSLVIYAAKRARQINAYYSQLGEGLLEYVGPLVDTHVHEKPLSIALREINAGLLTSEAIEAPAQ from the coding sequence GTGTCCTCTTCCATCACTGCGCCCGAGGGCATCATCAACCCGCCGATCGACGAGCTGCTCGAGGCCACTGACTCGAAGTACAGCCTCGTGATCTACGCGGCCAAGCGCGCGCGTCAGATCAACGCGTACTACTCGCAGCTCGGTGAGGGTCTGCTCGAGTACGTCGGCCCGCTGGTGGACACCCACGTCCACGAGAAGCCGCTTTCGATCGCGCTGCGCGAGATCAACGCGGGTCTGCTGACCTCCGAGGCCATCGAGGCCCCGGCCCAGTAA
- the metK gene encoding methionine adenosyltransferase, which translates to MSRRLFTSESVTEGHPDKIADQISDTILDALLTEDPTSRVAVETLITTGLVHIAGEVTTKAYAPIAQLVRDKILEIGYDSSKKGFDGASCGVSVSIGAQSPDIAQGVDTAYEKRVEGDEDELDKQGAGDQGLMFGYACDETPELMPLPIHIAHRLSRRLSEVRKNGTIPYLRPDGKTQVTIEYDGDKAVRLDTVVVSSQHASDIDLDSLLAPDIREFVVEHVLAQLVEDGIKLDTEGYRLLVNPTGRFEIGGPMGDAGLTGRKIIIDTYGGMARHGGGAFSGKDPSKVDRSAAYAMRWVAKNVVAAGLASRCEVQVAYAIGKAEPVGLFVETFGTAKVEVQKIEDAIGEVFDLRPAAIIRDLDLLRPIYAQTAAYGHFGRELPDFTWERTDRVDALRAAAGL; encoded by the coding sequence GTGTCCCGTCGTCTGTTCACCTCGGAGTCTGTGACCGAGGGCCACCCCGACAAGATCGCTGACCAGATCAGCGACACGATCCTCGATGCACTCCTCACCGAGGACCCGACCTCGCGCGTCGCCGTGGAGACCCTGATCACCACGGGTCTCGTGCACATCGCGGGTGAGGTGACGACGAAGGCCTACGCGCCGATCGCGCAGCTCGTCCGGGACAAGATCCTCGAGATCGGCTACGACTCCTCGAAGAAGGGCTTCGACGGCGCCTCCTGCGGCGTGTCGGTGTCCATCGGCGCCCAGTCCCCGGACATCGCGCAGGGTGTCGACACCGCCTACGAGAAGCGCGTCGAGGGTGACGAGGACGAGCTCGACAAGCAGGGCGCCGGCGACCAGGGCCTGATGTTCGGCTACGCCTGCGACGAGACCCCCGAGCTCATGCCGCTGCCGATCCACATCGCGCACCGGCTCTCGCGCCGCCTGTCCGAGGTCCGCAAGAACGGCACCATCCCGTACCTGCGCCCCGACGGCAAGACCCAGGTCACCATCGAGTACGACGGCGACAAGGCCGTCCGCCTCGACACGGTCGTGGTCTCCTCGCAGCACGCTTCCGACATCGACCTCGACTCGCTGCTCGCGCCCGACATCCGCGAGTTCGTCGTCGAGCACGTGCTGGCCCAGCTCGTCGAGGACGGCATCAAGCTCGACACCGAGGGCTACCGCCTGCTCGTGAACCCGACCGGCCGCTTCGAGATCGGCGGCCCGATGGGCGACGCCGGCCTGACCGGCCGCAAGATCATCATCGACACCTACGGCGGCATGGCCCGCCACGGTGGCGGCGCCTTCTCCGGCAAGGACCCGTCCAAGGTCGACCGCTCCGCCGCGTACGCCATGCGCTGGGTCGCCAAGAACGTGGTCGCCGCCGGCCTCGCCTCGCGCTGTGAGGTCCAGGTCGCGTACGCCATCGGCAAGGCCGAGCCCGTCGGCCTCTTCGTCGAGACCTTCGGCACCGCCAAGGTCGAGGTCCAGAAGATCGAGGACGCGATCGGCGAGGTCTTCGACCTGCGCCCGGCCGCGATCATCCGCGACCTGGACCTGCTGCGCCCGATCTACGCCCAGACCGCCGCCTACGGCCACTTCGGCCGCGAGCTGCCGGACTTCACCTGGGAGCGCACCGACCGCGTGGACGCCCTGCGCGCCGCCGCCGGTCTGTAA
- the carB gene encoding carbamoyl-phosphate synthase large subunit produces the protein MPKRTDIQSVLVIGSGPIVIGQAAEFDYSGTQACRVLKAEGLRVILVNSNPATIMTDPEIADATYVEPITPEFVEKIIAKERPDALLPTLGGQTALNTAISMHEQGVLEKYGVELIGANVEAINKGEDRDLFKGVVEAVKAKIGYGESARSVICHSMDDVLGGVETLGGYPVVVRPSFTMGGAGSGFAHDEDELRRIAGQGLTLSPTTEVLLEESILGWKEYELELMRDTKDNVVVVCSIENFDPMGVHTGDSITVAPAMTLTDREYQRLRDIGIAIIREVGVDTGGCNIQFAIDPVDGRVIVIEMNPRVSRSSALASKATGFPIAKIAAKLAIGYTLDEVPNDITEKTPASFEPTLDYVVVKAPRFAFEKFPLADATLTTTMKSVGEAMAIGRNFTEALQKALRSLEKKGSQFTFVGEPGDKDELLATAVRPTDGRINTVMQAIRAGATQEEVFESTKIDPWFVDQLFLIKEIADDLAGAEKLEPELLAEAKRHGFSDAQIAEIRGLREDVVREVRHALGVRPVYKTVDTCAAEFAAKTPYFYSSYDEESEVAPRTKPAVIILGSGPNRIGQGIEFDYSCVHASFALSDAGYETVMVNCNPETVSTDYDTSDRLYFEPLTLEDVLEIVHAESLAGPIAGVVVQLGGQTPLGLAQALKDNGVPVVGTSPEAIHAAEDRGAFGRVLAEAGLPAPKHGTATTFAGAKAIADEIGYPVLVRPSYVLGGRGMEIVYDEARLESYIAESTEISPTRPVLVDRFLDDAIEIDVDALYDGNELYLGGVMEHIEEAGIHSGDSACALPPITLGGYDIKRLRASTEAIAKGVGVRGLINIQFAMAGDILYVLEANPRASRTVPFTSKATAVPLAKAAARISLGATIAELREEGLLPKTGDGGTLPIDAPISVKEAVMPWSRFRDIHGRGVDTVLGPEMRSTGEVMGIDAVFGTAYAKSQAGAYGPLPTKGRAFISVANRDKRSMIFPARELVAHGFELMATSGTAEVLRRNGINVTVVRKLSEGEGPNGEKTIVQLIHDGQVDLIVNTPYGTGGRLDGYEIRTAAVARGVPCLTTVQALAAAVQGIDALNRGDVGVRSLQEHAEHLTAARD, from the coding sequence GTGCCTAAGCGCACCGATATCCAGTCCGTCCTGGTCATCGGCTCCGGCCCGATCGTCATCGGACAGGCCGCAGAGTTCGACTACTCCGGCACCCAGGCCTGCCGCGTCCTCAAGGCCGAGGGCCTGCGCGTCATCCTGGTCAACTCCAACCCCGCGACGATCATGACCGACCCGGAGATCGCCGACGCCACGTACGTCGAGCCGATCACCCCCGAGTTCGTCGAGAAGATCATCGCGAAGGAGCGCCCCGACGCGCTGCTCCCGACCCTCGGCGGCCAGACCGCGCTGAACACCGCCATCTCCATGCACGAGCAGGGTGTGCTGGAGAAGTACGGCGTCGAGCTCATCGGCGCCAACGTCGAGGCCATCAACAAGGGCGAGGACCGCGACCTCTTCAAGGGCGTCGTCGAAGCCGTCAAGGCCAAGATCGGCTACGGCGAGTCCGCCCGCTCGGTCATCTGCCACTCGATGGACGACGTCCTGGGGGGCGTCGAGACCCTCGGCGGCTACCCCGTCGTCGTCCGCCCCTCCTTCACCATGGGCGGCGCCGGCTCCGGCTTCGCCCACGACGAGGACGAGCTGCGCCGCATCGCCGGCCAGGGCCTCACGCTCTCCCCGACCACCGAGGTGCTCCTGGAGGAGTCCATCCTCGGCTGGAAGGAGTACGAGCTGGAGCTGATGCGCGACACCAAGGACAACGTGGTCGTCGTCTGCTCCATCGAGAACTTCGACCCGATGGGCGTCCACACCGGCGACTCGATCACCGTCGCCCCGGCCATGACGCTCACCGACCGCGAGTACCAGCGGCTGCGCGACATCGGCATCGCGATCATCCGCGAGGTCGGCGTCGACACCGGCGGCTGCAACATCCAGTTCGCGATCGACCCGGTCGACGGCCGCGTCATCGTCATCGAGATGAACCCGCGCGTCTCGCGCTCCTCGGCGCTCGCGTCGAAGGCCACCGGCTTCCCGATCGCCAAGATCGCCGCCAAGCTGGCCATCGGCTACACCCTCGACGAGGTCCCCAACGACATCACCGAGAAGACCCCGGCCTCCTTCGAGCCGACCCTCGACTACGTCGTCGTCAAGGCCCCCCGCTTCGCCTTCGAGAAGTTCCCGCTCGCCGACGCCACCCTCACCACGACCATGAAGTCGGTCGGCGAGGCCATGGCCATCGGCCGCAACTTCACGGAGGCCCTCCAGAAGGCCCTGCGCTCCCTGGAGAAGAAGGGCTCGCAGTTCACCTTCGTCGGCGAGCCCGGCGACAAGGACGAGCTCCTCGCCACCGCCGTGCGCCCCACCGACGGACGCATCAACACCGTCATGCAGGCCATCCGCGCCGGCGCCACCCAGGAAGAGGTCTTCGAGTCCACGAAGATCGACCCCTGGTTCGTCGACCAGCTCTTCCTGATCAAGGAGATCGCCGACGATCTCGCCGGCGCCGAGAAGCTCGAACCCGAGCTGCTCGCCGAGGCCAAGCGCCACGGTTTCTCCGACGCCCAGATCGCCGAGATCCGCGGCCTGCGCGAGGACGTCGTCCGCGAGGTCCGCCACGCCCTCGGCGTCCGCCCGGTCTACAAGACGGTCGACACCTGCGCCGCCGAGTTCGCCGCGAAGACCCCGTACTTCTACTCCTCGTACGACGAGGAGTCCGAGGTCGCCCCGCGCACCAAGCCCGCGGTCATCATCCTGGGCTCCGGCCCGAACCGCATCGGCCAGGGCATCGAGTTCGACTACTCCTGCGTCCACGCCTCCTTCGCCCTCAGCGACGCCGGCTACGAGACCGTGATGGTCAACTGCAACCCGGAGACCGTCTCCACCGACTACGACACCTCCGACCGCCTGTACTTCGAGCCGCTCACGCTCGAGGACGTGCTGGAGATCGTCCACGCCGAGTCGCTGGCCGGCCCCATCGCCGGCGTCGTCGTCCAGCTCGGCGGCCAGACCCCCCTGGGCCTGGCCCAGGCCCTCAAGGACAACGGCGTCCCCGTCGTGGGCACCTCGCCCGAGGCCATCCACGCCGCCGAGGACCGCGGCGCCTTCGGCCGGGTCCTCGCCGAGGCCGGCCTGCCGGCCCCCAAGCACGGCACCGCCACCACCTTCGCCGGCGCGAAGGCGATCGCCGACGAGATCGGCTACCCGGTCCTGGTGCGCCCGTCCTACGTGCTCGGCGGCCGCGGCATGGAGATCGTCTACGACGAGGCCCGCCTGGAGTCGTACATCGCGGAGTCCACCGAGATCTCCCCGACCCGCCCCGTGCTGGTCGACCGCTTCCTCGACGACGCCATCGAGATCGACGTCGACGCCCTCTACGACGGCAACGAGCTCTACCTCGGCGGCGTCATGGAGCACATCGAGGAAGCCGGCATCCACTCCGGCGACTCGGCCTGCGCCCTGCCCCCGATCACCCTCGGCGGCTACGACATCAAGCGCCTGCGCGCCTCCACCGAAGCCATCGCCAAGGGCGTCGGCGTCCGCGGCCTGATCAACATCCAGTTCGCGATGGCGGGCGACATCCTCTACGTCCTGGAGGCCAACCCGCGCGCCTCCCGGACCGTCCCCTTCACCTCGAAGGCCACCGCCGTCCCGCTCGCGAAGGCCGCCGCCCGCATCTCGCTCGGCGCCACCATCGCCGAGCTGCGCGAGGAGGGCCTGCTCCCGAAGACCGGCGACGGCGGCACCCTGCCGATCGACGCGCCGATCTCCGTCAAGGAGGCCGTCATGCCGTGGTCGCGCTTCCGCGACATCCACGGCCGCGGCGTGGACACCGTCCTCGGCCCGGAGATGCGCTCCACCGGCGAGGTCATGGGCATCGACGCCGTCTTCGGCACCGCCTACGCCAAGTCCCAGGCCGGCGCCTACGGCCCGCTGCCCACCAAGGGCCGCGCGTTCATCTCCGTCGCCAACCGCGACAAGCGCTCGATGATCTTCCCGGCCCGCGAGCTCGTCGCCCACGGCTTCGAGCTGATGGCCACCTCCGGCACCGCCGAGGTCCTGCGCCGCAACGGCATCAACGTCACCGTCGTGCGCAAGCTCAGCGAGGGCGAGGGCCCGAACGGCGAGAAGACCATCGTCCAGCTGATCCACGACGGCCAGGTCGACCTGATCGTCAACACCCCGTACGGCACCGGCGGCCGCCTCGACGGCTACGAGATCCGCACGGCGGCCGTGGCCCGCGGCGTCCCGTGCCTGACGACGGTCCAGGCGCTCGCCGCGGCCGTCCAGGGCATCGACGCGCTCAACCGCGGCGACGTGGGCGTCCGCTCCCTCCAGGAGCACGCGGAGCACCTGACCGCGGCCCGCGACTAA
- the pyrF gene encoding orotidine-5'-phosphate decarboxylase, with product MTLTPFGTRLRAAMDSRGPLCVGIDPHAALLAQWGLQDDIAGLERFSRTVVEALAESVAVFKPQAAFFERFGSKGVAVLEQTVADARAAGTLVVMDAKRGDIGSTMAAYASAFLDPASPLFSDALTVSPYLGYGSLAPAVELARESGAGLFVLALTSNPEGAEVQRAVREDGRTIGATMLAHLAAENADASPMGSFGAVVGATLGDLSSFDLDINGPLLAPGIGAQGATAADLPAVFGKAVRNVVPNVSRGVLKHGPDVTALRGAARRFSDEIREAVSA from the coding sequence GTGACCCTGACCCCGTTCGGCACCCGCCTGCGCGCCGCGATGGACTCCCGCGGCCCGCTGTGCGTGGGCATCGACCCGCACGCCGCCCTGCTGGCGCAGTGGGGCCTCCAGGACGACATCGCGGGTCTGGAGCGCTTCTCCCGCACGGTCGTCGAGGCGCTCGCGGAGTCGGTGGCGGTCTTCAAGCCGCAGGCCGCCTTCTTCGAGCGGTTCGGCTCCAAGGGCGTCGCCGTCCTGGAGCAGACCGTCGCGGACGCCCGGGCGGCCGGAACCCTGGTCGTCATGGACGCCAAGCGGGGCGACATCGGCTCGACGATGGCCGCGTACGCCTCGGCCTTCCTGGACCCGGCCTCGCCGCTGTTCTCGGACGCGCTGACGGTGTCCCCGTACCTGGGCTACGGCTCCCTCGCCCCCGCGGTCGAGCTGGCGCGCGAGTCGGGCGCCGGCCTGTTCGTCCTGGCCCTGACGTCGAACCCGGAGGGCGCCGAGGTCCAGCGGGCGGTCCGTGAGGACGGCCGGACCATCGGGGCCACGATGCTGGCGCACCTGGCCGCGGAGAACGCGGACGCCTCCCCGATGGGATCCTTCGGCGCGGTGGTCGGCGCCACCCTGGGCGATCTGTCCTCCTTCGACCTGGACATCAACGGCCCGCTGCTGGCCCCCGGCATCGGCGCGCAGGGCGCGACCGCGGCGGACCTGCCGGCGGTCTTCGGCAAGGCCGTGCGCAACGTGGTCCCGAACGTCTCGCGGGGCGTCCTCAAGCACGGACCGGACGTCACGGCGCTGCGCGGCGCGGCCCGCCGCTTCTCCGACGAGATCCGCGAGGCCGTTTCCGCGTAA
- the gmk gene encoding guanylate kinase yields MAAEVRPRLTVLSGPSGVGKSTVVAHMRKVHPEVWLSVSATTRKPRPGERHGVQYFFVNDDEFDKLIANGELLEWAEFAGNRYGTPRGAVLERLENGEPVLLEIDLQGARLVRESMPEAQLVFLAPPSWEELVRRLTGRGTESAEVIERRLGAAKIELAAESEFDVTLVNTSVEDVARELLALMEVV; encoded by the coding sequence ATGGCAGCAGAGGTTCGTCCGCGGCTGACCGTGCTCTCCGGCCCCTCAGGGGTCGGCAAGAGCACGGTCGTCGCGCATATGCGCAAGGTTCACCCCGAGGTATGGCTCTCGGTGTCGGCCACCACCCGCAAACCGCGGCCCGGTGAGCGACACGGAGTCCAGTACTTCTTCGTCAACGACGACGAGTTCGACAAGCTGATCGCCAACGGCGAGCTGCTGGAGTGGGCCGAGTTCGCGGGCAACCGCTACGGCACACCGCGCGGCGCGGTGCTGGAGCGCCTGGAAAACGGCGAGCCCGTACTGCTGGAGATCGACCTCCAGGGCGCCCGGCTCGTCCGCGAGTCCATGCCCGAGGCCCAGCTGGTCTTCCTGGCCCCGCCGAGCTGGGAGGAGCTGGTCCGCCGGCTCACCGGCCGGGGTACCGAATCGGCCGAGGTGATCGAGCGCCGACTCGGCGCTGCCAAGATCGAACTCGCTGCCGAGTCGGAGTTCGACGTCACCCTGGTCAACACCTCCGTCGAGGACGTGGCCCGTGAGCTGCTAGCCTTGATGGAAGTTGTCTGA
- a CDS encoding quinone-dependent dihydroorotate dehydrogenase translates to MYKIFFNLVFKRMDPEAAHYMAFRWIRLAARTPVLRTFVAAALAPRHKELRTEALGLRMHGPFGLAAGFDKNAVAIDGMSMLGFDHIEIGTVTAEPQPGNPKKRLFRLVPDRALINRMGFNNEGSAAVAARLAAREAVFRTTVGVNIGKTKVVPEEEAVGDYVTSTERLARHADYLVVNVSSPNTPGLRNLQATESLRPLLTAVREAADRTVTDRRVPLLVKIAPDLADEDVDAVADLALELGLDGIIATNTTIAREGLGLKSSPSLVKETGGLSGAPVKERSLEVLRRLYARVGDRLVLVGVGGIENAEDAWQRILAGATLIQGYSAFIYEGPFYARAIHKGLAARLAASPYATLADAVGAETRKAAQ, encoded by the coding sequence ATGTACAAGATCTTCTTCAACCTGGTCTTCAAGCGGATGGACCCGGAAGCCGCCCACTACATGGCCTTCCGCTGGATCCGCCTCGCGGCCCGCACCCCCGTGCTGCGCACCTTCGTGGCGGCCGCCCTGGCCCCGCGCCACAAGGAGCTGCGCACCGAGGCCCTGGGCCTGCGCATGCACGGCCCCTTCGGGCTCGCGGCGGGCTTCGACAAGAACGCCGTCGCCATCGACGGCATGTCGATGCTCGGCTTCGACCACATCGAGATCGGCACGGTCACCGCCGAGCCGCAGCCCGGCAACCCCAAGAAGCGGCTCTTCCGGCTCGTGCCGGACCGCGCCCTGATCAACCGCATGGGCTTCAACAACGAGGGCTCGGCGGCCGTCGCGGCCCGCCTGGCGGCCCGCGAGGCGGTCTTCAGGACGACCGTCGGCGTCAACATCGGCAAGACGAAGGTCGTGCCCGAGGAGGAGGCCGTGGGGGACTACGTCACCTCCACCGAGCGGCTCGCCCGCCACGCCGACTACCTCGTCGTCAACGTCTCCTCCCCGAACACCCCCGGCCTGCGCAACCTCCAGGCCACCGAGTCGCTGCGCCCGCTGCTGACGGCCGTGCGCGAGGCCGCGGACCGCACCGTGACCGACCGCCGCGTCCCCCTGCTGGTCAAGATCGCCCCCGACCTCGCGGACGAGGACGTCGACGCCGTCGCCGACCTGGCCCTGGAGCTCGGCCTCGACGGCATCATCGCCACGAACACCACCATCGCCCGGGAGGGCCTCGGCCTGAAGTCCTCCCCGTCCCTGGTCAAGGAGACCGGCGGACTCTCCGGCGCGCCCGTCAAGGAGCGCTCCCTGGAGGTCCTGCGGCGCCTGTACGCCCGTGTGGGCGACCGCCTGGTGCTGGTGGGGGTCGGCGGCATCGAGAACGCCGAGGACGCCTGGCAGCGCATCCTGGCCGGCGCCACGCTGATCCAGGGCTACAGCGCCTTCATCTACGAGGGCCCCTTCTACGCCCGCGCCATCCACAAGGGCCTGGCCGCACGCCTGGCCGCCAGCCCGTACGCGACGCTCGCCGACGCGGTGGGCGCCGAGACCCGAAAGGCCGCACAGTGA